The Prosthecobacter dejongeii genome window below encodes:
- the rpiB gene encoding ribose 5-phosphate isomerase B, translating into MSTPPAPDLPQKLAIGSDHGGVALKDAVVAHLKDNGYAVQDFGTHSAASVDYPDYAELVSQSVLSGEADAGILVCTTGIGMSIAANRHPGIQASLVSDAETAAITREHNDSNVLCLAAKTTSEATTKDILNAWLKTPFAGGRHGRRVAKMNTQPQLHPLTILETADPAVAEIVRGEQHRQQNNIELIASENFTSKAVMAAQGSCLTNKYAEGYPGKRWYGGCEEVDKVEQLAIDRVCKLFGAKYANVQPHSGSQANAAVYFSVLQPGDKVLGMNLAHGGHLTHGNPANFSGRFYNFCQYGVRQDNELIDYDELAEVAKREQPKMITAGASAYPRIIDFKKMSEIAKSVGAYLFVDMAHIAGLVAGGQHPNPMEYADFVTSTTHKSLRGPRGGIVLTNNEDLIKKINSQVFPGVQGGPLMHVIAAKAVCFGECLKPEFAEYTQQVVKNARALAARLAELGYRIVSGGTDNHLMLVDLRPRGLNGKVASETLDHAGITVNKNGIPFDTEKITLGGGIRIGTPAVTTRGMKEAEMVQIANWIDRALGNKDNAEVLASIRAEIATVNERFPLP; encoded by the coding sequence ATGAGCACACCCCCCGCCCCAGACCTGCCGCAGAAACTCGCCATTGGTTCCGACCATGGCGGGGTGGCCCTGAAGGACGCCGTCGTCGCCCATCTCAAAGATAACGGTTACGCCGTTCAGGACTTCGGCACGCATTCCGCGGCCTCCGTGGACTATCCAGATTATGCGGAGCTCGTCTCTCAGAGCGTCCTTTCAGGGGAGGCTGATGCAGGCATCCTCGTCTGCACCACCGGCATCGGCATGAGCATCGCTGCTAATCGCCATCCCGGCATCCAGGCCAGTCTGGTCAGCGATGCTGAAACTGCCGCCATCACCCGTGAGCACAATGACTCCAACGTCCTGTGCCTCGCTGCTAAAACCACTTCCGAAGCCACCACCAAAGACATCCTCAACGCCTGGTTGAAGACACCCTTTGCTGGAGGCCGTCACGGACGCCGAGTCGCCAAAATGAACACCCAGCCCCAACTCCACCCCCTCACCATCCTTGAAACCGCTGATCCAGCCGTCGCCGAAATCGTGCGCGGTGAGCAGCATCGCCAGCAGAACAACATCGAGCTCATCGCCAGCGAGAACTTCACCAGCAAAGCGGTGATGGCTGCGCAGGGCTCCTGCCTCACCAACAAGTATGCTGAGGGCTACCCTGGCAAACGCTGGTACGGCGGCTGTGAAGAAGTGGATAAGGTGGAGCAGCTCGCCATTGACCGCGTCTGCAAACTCTTCGGTGCCAAGTATGCCAACGTGCAGCCGCATTCCGGCTCCCAGGCCAATGCCGCCGTTTACTTCAGCGTGCTGCAGCCTGGTGACAAAGTGCTGGGGATGAACCTTGCCCACGGTGGTCACTTGACCCACGGAAATCCGGCCAACTTCTCCGGCCGCTTCTACAACTTCTGCCAGTATGGCGTCCGTCAGGACAATGAGCTCATTGATTATGATGAACTCGCCGAAGTGGCCAAGCGTGAACAGCCGAAGATGATCACCGCAGGGGCCTCTGCCTACCCGCGCATCATTGACTTCAAAAAGATGAGCGAGATCGCCAAAAGCGTCGGCGCTTACCTGTTCGTGGACATGGCCCACATCGCCGGTCTCGTCGCCGGTGGCCAGCACCCGAACCCGATGGAATACGCGGATTTCGTCACCAGCACCACCCACAAGTCCCTGCGCGGGCCTCGCGGTGGGATCGTGCTGACAAACAACGAAGACCTCATCAAGAAGATCAATAGCCAAGTGTTCCCTGGCGTTCAGGGTGGCCCTCTCATGCACGTCATCGCGGCGAAGGCCGTTTGCTTCGGCGAGTGCCTGAAGCCCGAGTTTGCCGAATACACTCAGCAGGTCGTAAAGAACGCCCGTGCCCTCGCCGCACGTCTGGCGGAGCTAGGCTACCGCATCGTCAGCGGCGGCACAGACAACCACCTCATGTTGGTGGATCTGCGCCCTCGCGGCCTGAATGGCAAAGTGGCCAGCGAAACCCTGGACCACGCTGGCATCACCGTGAACAAGAACGGCATCCCGTTTGATACCGAGAAGATCACCCTCGGCGGCGGCATCCGCATCGGTACTCCGGCTGTCACTACCCGTGGCATGAAGGAAGCCGAGATGGTGCAGATCGCCAACTGGATCGACCGCGCCTTGGGTAACAAGGACAACGCCGAAGTCCTTGCCTCCATCCGCGCCGAGATCGCCACCGTGAACGAGCGTTTCCCGCTGCCGTAA
- the rlmN gene encoding 23S rRNA (adenine(2503)-C(2))-methyltransferase RlmN has translation MPLSLHDLTFDELRDLLVADGLRPAHVSTVWNALHFRAETDLEARAVRDEWVPPLRRWLGEKVGGEGGYTMDHLAVASHMPSGDGLTQKFLLRLQDGQEIETVIMGYTGRHTVCVSTQAGCAMGCVFCATGQMGFVRHLRPGEIVGQVLHAQRILRAKGERLRNIVLMGMGEPLHNYDNVMKALDLISDTRGCNIGPSKISVSTVGVVPGILRLAAENRPYNLAISLHGSTEAERAALIPANQRWPLAELIAACRSYGQQTGRRIFFAWTLIAGVNDTPEHARRVATLLAGLDAHVNLIPLNETAGYSGRESAESSADVFQAIIQEAGIPCTVRQRRGIDVAAGCGQLKAEKQKNRRLQPASA, from the coding sequence GTGCCGCTTTCCCTCCATGACCTGACCTTTGATGAACTGCGTGATCTCCTCGTGGCGGATGGATTGCGCCCGGCCCATGTCAGCACAGTATGGAATGCGCTGCATTTCCGGGCCGAGACGGATCTGGAAGCCCGTGCTGTGCGAGATGAATGGGTACCGCCTTTGCGCCGCTGGCTGGGGGAAAAAGTCGGGGGTGAAGGTGGCTACACCATGGATCACCTCGCCGTGGCCTCCCACATGCCGAGTGGGGATGGGCTGACGCAGAAGTTCCTGCTACGTCTCCAAGATGGGCAGGAGATCGAGACCGTGATCATGGGCTACACGGGACGCCACACGGTGTGTGTGAGCACCCAGGCGGGTTGTGCCATGGGCTGTGTGTTTTGTGCCACGGGCCAGATGGGTTTTGTAAGACACCTGCGGCCGGGAGAGATCGTGGGCCAAGTCCTGCATGCCCAACGCATCCTGCGGGCCAAAGGCGAGCGGCTACGCAACATCGTGCTCATGGGCATGGGCGAGCCACTGCATAACTACGATAACGTGATGAAGGCGCTGGACCTCATCAGTGACACGCGTGGCTGCAACATCGGGCCGAGCAAGATCAGTGTCAGCACCGTCGGCGTGGTGCCGGGCATCCTGCGCCTGGCGGCTGAAAACCGACCCTACAACCTGGCCATCAGCCTGCATGGCAGCACGGAGGCTGAACGCGCGGCCCTCATCCCCGCCAATCAACGATGGCCTCTGGCAGAGCTCATCGCCGCCTGCCGAAGCTACGGACAGCAGACTGGACGCCGTATCTTCTTCGCCTGGACTCTCATCGCAGGTGTCAATGACACTCCTGAGCATGCACGGCGTGTCGCCACCCTTCTTGCGGGACTGGATGCGCATGTGAATCTCATCCCCCTCAATGAAACCGCTGGTTACAGTGGGCGTGAGAGTGCGGAGAGTTCGGCCGATGTTTTTCAGGCCATCATTCAGGAGGCGGGTATCCCCTGCACCGTTCGGCAGCGGCGTGGCATTGATGTGGCAGCGGGTTGTGGTCAGCTCAAGGCGGAGAAGCAGAAGAATCGTCGGCTTCAGCCTGCATCAGCCTAA
- a CDS encoding low molecular weight protein arginine phosphatase has product MKNVLFVCTGNTCRSPLAEVLFRDLTKDLADYQVGSAGVGAYSGQPASRSSVVLAKEKGLDLTKHKSRAVTVDLVENATHIFAMSRSHLAAILMNHPEAEDKVYLVSEFTADDRLRGRDLSDPFGGDLSEYRETLEHLEKMLPSVLAYIEQTWKAEAGRGSTQGD; this is encoded by the coding sequence TTGAAAAACGTCCTCTTTGTCTGCACTGGAAACACCTGCCGCAGCCCTCTGGCTGAGGTGCTGTTCCGTGACCTGACGAAAGACTTGGCCGATTACCAGGTCGGCAGCGCGGGGGTGGGGGCCTACTCTGGGCAACCGGCCAGTCGCAGCAGTGTCGTCCTGGCCAAGGAAAAAGGACTCGACCTAACCAAGCACAAAAGCCGGGCTGTCACGGTGGATTTGGTCGAAAACGCCACCCACATTTTTGCCATGAGCCGCAGCCATCTGGCGGCCATTCTCATGAACCACCCCGAGGCTGAGGACAAAGTGTACTTGGTTTCCGAGTTCACGGCGGATGACCGCCTGCGTGGTCGGGATCTTAGTGACCCATTTGGAGGTGATCTTTCCGAGTATCGCGAGACGCTGGAGCATCTGGAAAAGATGCTGCCTAGTGTGCTCGCCTACATCGAACAAACCTGGAAAGCGGAGGCTGGCCGAGGTAGCACGCAGGGAGATTAG
- a CDS encoding type IV secretory system conjugative DNA transfer family protein: protein MFSFLKFLVAAGIATFGIWYVFQYDNITEVTGGVAFVCVIVAFCLLKWQPKMDFGPKDFIVRYKHLKWQPGEFTRHWLITGDTGVGKTTSGFNPLLHQISMSRPNWGGLILGAKGDEHFFAMEHAAGHGRPEAICVLAVRPDRLDKNWKPKERYNLVSDPRLPYTTHAKNLVDTGASLTEGEQSSFFKPAAQQALTSAFELLETLGHPVNVLRAYEILTDSSAMEKIFEELLDTDSTPERIKLAKYFDQTFLSAKAAEQKEGLVGTLKVMLGFFTHPDIAEVFCSDEPNTIDIADVDKGRIFCTALPQTFQTERRYINTYIKLLFYTHAMMRFDKPKSERKGENLLIALMDEFQALATASEDGISDHNVIDRLRAANCCLILGMQSDASLFPVLGKETAQVLTLNCRSRIAFRQPDPEGALAVAEFIAKVEKKKVSKSSGFMGKDASKTVNTEWDYEVQPGELMKMPDATAWIVHPSKDKIKMRIPAMDGAGKIPDWWK from the coding sequence ATGTTTTCCTTCCTGAAATTCCTCGTCGCTGCGGGTATTGCCACGTTTGGCATCTGGTATGTTTTTCAATACGACAACATCACGGAGGTCACGGGTGGGGTGGCGTTTGTCTGTGTGATCGTGGCTTTTTGTCTGCTCAAATGGCAGCCTAAAATGGACTTCGGCCCGAAGGACTTCATCGTTCGCTACAAGCACCTCAAGTGGCAGCCCGGTGAGTTTACGCGGCACTGGCTCATTACGGGAGATACGGGGGTGGGGAAGACCACTTCGGGGTTCAATCCACTCCTGCACCAGATCAGCATGAGTCGGCCGAACTGGGGTGGACTGATTTTGGGTGCGAAGGGGGATGAGCACTTTTTCGCCATGGAACATGCGGCCGGGCATGGGCGGCCTGAGGCCATCTGCGTGCTGGCGGTGCGTCCAGATCGTCTCGATAAAAACTGGAAACCGAAGGAGCGATACAACTTGGTCTCAGATCCCCGCCTGCCCTACACCACTCATGCGAAGAATTTGGTGGATACCGGGGCTTCCCTTACGGAGGGGGAGCAGTCTTCTTTCTTCAAGCCTGCGGCCCAACAAGCGCTCACCAGTGCCTTTGAGTTGCTAGAGACGCTGGGCCACCCGGTCAATGTGCTGCGGGCTTATGAGATCCTGACGGATAGCTCCGCTATGGAAAAGATCTTTGAAGAGCTGCTGGATACCGACAGCACGCCTGAGCGCATCAAACTGGCGAAATACTTTGACCAGACCTTTCTCAGCGCCAAGGCGGCGGAGCAGAAAGAAGGCCTGGTGGGGACACTCAAAGTCATGCTGGGTTTCTTCACTCACCCAGACATTGCTGAGGTCTTCTGCTCGGATGAACCGAACACGATTGACATTGCCGATGTGGACAAGGGGCGCATCTTTTGCACCGCGCTGCCGCAGACTTTCCAGACGGAACGCCGTTACATCAATACCTACATCAAGCTGCTTTTTTACACGCACGCTATGATGCGGTTTGATAAACCGAAGTCAGAACGAAAAGGCGAGAATTTGCTGATTGCTCTCATGGATGAATTCCAGGCCCTGGCCACCGCGAGTGAAGATGGCATCTCAGATCACAATGTCATTGACCGTCTGCGTGCGGCGAATTGCTGCCTCATTTTGGGCATGCAAAGTGATGCCTCTCTTTTCCCAGTCTTGGGCAAAGAAACGGCTCAGGTGCTGACGCTGAACTGCCGTTCTCGAATTGCGTTTCGGCAGCCAGATCCAGAAGGTGCACTGGCGGTAGCGGAGTTCATCGCCAAGGTGGAGAAAAAGAAGGTCTCCAAATCTTCCGGCTTCATGGGTAAAGACGCGAGCAAGACGGTCAATACGGAATGGGACTACGAAGTGCAGCCGGGTGAGCTCATGAAGATGCCAGATGCAACGGCCTGGATCGTCCACCCTTCGAAGGACAAAATCAAAATGCGCATCCCCGCCATGGATGGCGCTGGGAAGATCCCAGACTGGTGGAAGTGA
- a CDS encoding Gfo/Idh/MocA family protein, with amino-acid sequence MPLRFSRRHFLASSAAAIGFPTIVPSSVFGKSGRPAPSERITVGCIGWGTIAGDWTPSFLNNEKCQVIAVADPMKEYGHYGYDGKETGGREAGRKIIDQHYSQAANKNVKTCTAYEDFREMMEQEDLDAVQVSTPDHWHAYMAVYAARKGKHIYGQKPLALNIGEGRLMADEVAKAGVTWQTGSQQRSDIYFRMACEMVRNGRIGKLKHVRVGLPGGHSNWNGMADKTEVAPLPADFNYELWLGPAEQMDYRPALLPLNWRHNFNFSGGMITDFGAHHIDIAQWGMGTEHTGPVELRAVSGTLNKDALYNTATAFSFECVYENGVIMKVASPDHKLMPEVEAAMKIPAGKKAFDHVGVMFEGDAGKWIYVNRGKITASDPAILREKIGADEIHLYESKDHTDNFLSCIYDGKPTATPVEIGHRSITVSHLANIALRTESAGLKWNPQTEKIEGNEAASKLLSKEWRKPWIL; translated from the coding sequence ATGCCCCTACGTTTTTCTCGTCGTCATTTCTTGGCTAGCAGTGCTGCTGCCATCGGTTTTCCCACCATTGTTCCGAGCAGTGTCTTCGGTAAATCAGGACGTCCTGCCCCCTCGGAGCGTATCACTGTCGGCTGCATCGGTTGGGGGACCATCGCCGGAGATTGGACCCCTTCGTTTTTAAACAACGAAAAGTGCCAGGTCATCGCCGTGGCGGATCCCATGAAGGAGTATGGCCACTACGGCTACGATGGCAAAGAAACTGGTGGGCGCGAGGCGGGTCGCAAGATCATTGACCAGCACTATTCCCAGGCGGCAAACAAAAATGTCAAGACCTGCACCGCCTATGAAGACTTTCGTGAAATGATGGAGCAGGAAGATCTGGACGCCGTCCAGGTCTCCACGCCGGATCATTGGCACGCCTACATGGCCGTGTATGCGGCCCGCAAAGGGAAACACATCTATGGCCAGAAACCTCTCGCGCTAAACATTGGCGAAGGTCGCCTCATGGCAGATGAAGTGGCCAAGGCGGGAGTGACCTGGCAGACCGGCAGCCAACAGCGCAGCGATATCTATTTCCGCATGGCTTGCGAAATGGTCCGCAATGGCCGGATCGGCAAACTCAAACACGTCCGCGTGGGGTTGCCCGGTGGTCATTCCAACTGGAATGGCATGGCCGACAAAACCGAGGTGGCTCCGCTCCCGGCTGATTTTAATTACGAACTCTGGCTGGGTCCTGCAGAGCAGATGGATTACCGTCCAGCTTTGTTGCCACTCAACTGGCGCCACAATTTCAATTTCAGTGGCGGTATGATCACAGACTTTGGCGCTCACCACATAGACATCGCACAGTGGGGCATGGGCACGGAGCACACCGGCCCCGTCGAGCTTCGCGCCGTCTCAGGCACCTTGAACAAAGATGCGCTTTATAATACCGCCACCGCCTTTTCCTTTGAGTGCGTTTATGAAAATGGTGTCATCATGAAGGTGGCTAGCCCGGATCATAAGCTGATGCCGGAAGTGGAAGCGGCCATGAAAATACCAGCGGGCAAAAAAGCCTTCGATCACGTCGGCGTGATGTTCGAGGGCGATGCGGGTAAGTGGATCTATGTGAATCGTGGGAAAATCACTGCCAGCGATCCAGCCATCCTCCGTGAGAAGATCGGCGCGGATGAAATCCATCTTTATGAAAGCAAAGACCACACGGACAATTTCCTGAGCTGCATCTACGACGGTAAACCCACGGCCACACCCGTCGAGATCGGTCATCGCAGCATCACGGTATCGCACCTCGCCAATATCGCTTTGCGCACCGAGAGCGCCGGACTGAAATGGAATCCACAGACGGAAAAGATCGAGGGAAATGAGGCGGCTTCAAAGTTGCTTTCGAAGGAATGGAGGAAGCCTTGGATTTTGTGA
- a CDS encoding PVC-type heme-binding CxxCH protein has protein sequence MMRSTLLCVLAFGSALFGAQPVTQKLDVLDLMKSGKVEYHINPKADFHDPADQVFQLKDGLLNISGKGYGYMVTKESFKDYHLVVEFKWGAKTWGKRVDRARDNGILVHAYGPHGTVGDTWMASIEAQIIEGGIGDILVLSPKLADGTTLTTSVSAEIELDRDKEKRWKKGAPRQTVTTTSRINWEKRDEDWADKINFRGKDDPDSPVGEWNRLEVIAKGDTLQYFVNGLLVNEAFDCKPAEGRICIQTEAAEMIVRRYELHPLGQFKEKWNPIQASGGSDVSVRDGQAVALSPEESLKSIQLDGDYEAQLVAAEPLVLDPVEVTWDAQGRLYVADMRDYPLGPEPGKPALSRIQLLSDEDGDGRMDKAVTFADHVDHVQGLLPYNGGLIATTRTQILFLEDTNGDGRADINEPLIKGFNPRHSQLQVSAPRWGMDNKVYFNNGLDAKEIYPVAKSDPANVARFNFRWDPKTGKIEPTSGYGQYGGAFDDFGHHFFCSNRNPVMFAVMPYEAVMRNPHAGISQGHEDIAPPGAETRVYPLKITHTTADAHAGTNTACSGLGVYRGHLMPELKNNVFVPDPTGQLVTRYKVEPNGASLKATRVGDRTEFFRSSDEWSRPVNMTTGPDGAMYICDIYRRWIDHARFFPEEFVKTHDMRQGENEGRIWRIVKKGQKVPKIEAAPTDPEKLTAWLGHENAWQRETAQRLLVEQGKPVGGPVEVVGDNRQTFFQILNAPDQDAASEGAVIEARASAISQAPEDAWVMRAVLSASVHSAGAVLSKVIEKGELTQTYSAQRMDTLRALASAAAAVGEKGDFVLALQALETQAGQLAWWKPAVLQGLAEGLPKSGGKIGAKTLAAFVSQPPAGQEKAAAEINALLTKVDMVMSDNKAPLDQRLAVMPLLAQRSWDKAEPVLRKLLAEGQPTELQTAALAVLKKYGADKASPLIYDLLPAAGPTVRRDLVTLLTSNAKTALDLFKRMEKAEFSPALVDVETRWRYQRGTGELRDLAVKLFGQPSEDRAAVIANYMDSTHAKGDAKKGQQVFAMICITCHKHGDLGVEVGPPLSDVKAKPPEALLSDILDPNRMVEARWCAYTIETQDGRALSGLISAESADSVTLKMMGGLSETIQRSQIKKMVSTDKSLMPPGLEGAINKDQMADLLAFLRGKN, from the coding sequence ATGATGCGCTCCACTTTACTTTGCGTCCTTGCATTCGGTTCCGCCCTGTTTGGGGCACAGCCAGTCACTCAAAAGTTGGACGTGCTGGATCTGATGAAGTCGGGGAAGGTGGAATATCACATCAATCCCAAGGCCGATTTTCATGATCCGGCGGATCAGGTCTTTCAGCTCAAGGATGGTCTGCTGAACATCAGCGGCAAAGGTTACGGCTACATGGTGACCAAGGAGAGCTTCAAGGATTACCATCTCGTGGTGGAGTTTAAGTGGGGGGCAAAAACCTGGGGCAAGCGTGTGGACCGTGCCCGTGACAACGGCATCCTTGTGCATGCCTACGGACCGCACGGCACCGTGGGGGATACTTGGATGGCCAGCATTGAGGCCCAGATCATTGAAGGTGGTATCGGGGACATCCTGGTGCTTTCGCCCAAACTCGCCGATGGGACGACGCTGACCACCAGCGTGTCTGCGGAGATCGAACTGGATCGCGATAAGGAAAAGCGCTGGAAGAAAGGGGCACCGCGCCAGACGGTCACGACGACAAGCCGCATCAACTGGGAGAAGCGCGACGAAGACTGGGCCGACAAGATCAATTTCAGGGGGAAGGACGATCCCGATTCCCCCGTGGGCGAGTGGAACCGCCTGGAGGTCATCGCCAAAGGCGACACCCTGCAATACTTCGTCAACGGCCTGCTGGTGAACGAGGCGTTTGACTGCAAACCCGCTGAAGGCCGCATCTGCATCCAGACCGAAGCGGCGGAGATGATCGTTCGCCGTTATGAACTTCATCCGTTAGGCCAGTTCAAGGAGAAATGGAATCCTATCCAGGCCAGCGGCGGCAGCGATGTGAGTGTGCGCGATGGCCAAGCCGTGGCGCTTTCTCCTGAGGAGTCGTTAAAATCCATCCAATTGGATGGTGACTACGAGGCGCAGCTGGTGGCCGCAGAGCCGCTGGTGCTCGATCCTGTGGAAGTCACCTGGGATGCGCAAGGTCGTCTGTATGTGGCGGACATGCGAGATTACCCTCTGGGGCCGGAACCCGGCAAACCTGCACTTTCCCGCATCCAGCTTCTCTCCGATGAAGATGGCGATGGCCGCATGGACAAAGCGGTGACCTTTGCCGACCATGTGGACCATGTGCAGGGGCTGCTGCCTTACAATGGAGGGCTCATCGCCACCACCCGCACGCAGATTCTCTTTCTCGAGGACACGAATGGTGATGGCAGAGCGGACATCAATGAACCGCTGATCAAGGGCTTCAATCCCCGTCATAGCCAGCTCCAGGTCAGCGCCCCTCGCTGGGGAATGGATAACAAAGTGTATTTCAACAACGGTCTGGATGCCAAGGAGATCTACCCTGTCGCTAAATCGGATCCTGCCAATGTCGCCCGCTTCAACTTCCGCTGGGACCCGAAGACCGGGAAGATCGAGCCCACTAGCGGCTATGGCCAATACGGCGGTGCCTTTGATGACTTCGGGCATCACTTTTTCTGCTCGAACCGCAACCCTGTTATGTTTGCCGTCATGCCCTACGAGGCCGTGATGCGCAATCCCCATGCAGGCATCAGCCAGGGGCATGAAGACATCGCCCCGCCTGGGGCTGAGACGCGTGTTTATCCGCTGAAGATCACGCACACAACGGCGGATGCACACGCGGGAACCAATACCGCCTGCAGTGGCCTGGGCGTGTATCGCGGGCATCTCATGCCGGAACTGAAAAACAATGTCTTTGTGCCGGATCCGACGGGACAGCTTGTGACTCGTTACAAGGTGGAGCCGAACGGGGCTTCCCTCAAGGCCACGCGTGTGGGTGATCGTACCGAGTTCTTCCGCAGCAGCGATGAGTGGAGCCGCCCGGTCAACATGACCACCGGCCCTGATGGCGCGATGTACATCTGCGACATCTATCGCCGTTGGATTGATCATGCCCGCTTCTTCCCAGAGGAGTTTGTGAAGACACATGACATGCGCCAGGGAGAAAATGAAGGCCGCATCTGGCGCATCGTAAAGAAGGGGCAAAAAGTACCGAAGATCGAAGCCGCCCCGACAGATCCAGAAAAACTCACCGCCTGGTTAGGCCACGAAAATGCCTGGCAGCGCGAGACGGCGCAGCGGCTGCTGGTGGAGCAAGGGAAACCTGTCGGAGGCCCAGTCGAGGTGGTGGGGGACAATCGCCAAACTTTTTTCCAGATTCTGAATGCGCCGGACCAAGACGCCGCGTCAGAAGGCGCTGTCATTGAGGCCCGAGCGAGTGCCATCAGCCAAGCTCCGGAAGATGCCTGGGTGATGCGCGCGGTGCTGAGTGCCAGTGTCCACTCTGCCGGCGCAGTGCTGAGTAAGGTGATCGAAAAAGGCGAACTCACCCAGACCTACTCGGCCCAGCGAATGGATACCCTTCGTGCATTGGCCAGTGCTGCGGCGGCGGTTGGCGAAAAAGGTGACTTTGTTTTGGCTCTGCAAGCCTTGGAGACTCAGGCCGGGCAGCTCGCCTGGTGGAAGCCCGCTGTGCTGCAAGGTCTCGCCGAAGGATTGCCTAAATCTGGTGGCAAGATCGGGGCGAAAACTTTGGCTGCTTTTGTCAGTCAGCCACCTGCCGGGCAAGAAAAAGCCGCCGCCGAAATCAATGCCCTCCTTACTAAGGTGGACATGGTTATGAGCGACAACAAAGCGCCGCTTGATCAGCGTCTCGCGGTCATGCCTTTGTTAGCTCAGCGTTCCTGGGACAAGGCGGAGCCGGTGCTGCGCAAGCTGCTGGCAGAAGGCCAGCCCACGGAGCTGCAAACGGCTGCACTGGCCGTGCTGAAGAAGTACGGCGCGGATAAAGCCTCCCCACTCATCTATGACCTGCTGCCTGCGGCGGGCCCGACCGTGCGGCGGGATCTGGTGACGCTGCTGACCTCGAATGCGAAGACGGCGCTCGACCTCTTCAAGCGCATGGAAAAGGCTGAGTTCTCTCCGGCGCTGGTGGATGTGGAGACGCGCTGGCGTTACCAACGTGGCACGGGTGAGCTGCGTGATCTGGCCGTGAAACTCTTTGGCCAACCAAGCGAGGACCGCGCCGCCGTTATCGCCAACTACATGGACAGCACCCATGCAAAAGGGGATGCGAAAAAGGGCCAGCAGGTCTTTGCGATGATTTGCATCACATGCCACAAACATGGCGATCTCGGGGTGGAGGTTGGCCCTCCTCTTTCCGATGTTAAGGCCAAGCCGCCGGAAGCGCTGCTGTCTGACATATTGGACCCCAACCGCATGGTGGAAGCACGCTGGTGCGCCTACACCATTGAGACGCAGGATGGACGCGCTCTCAGCGGTCTCATCTCTGCCGAATCCGCCGACAGCGTCACACTGAAAATGATGGGCGGCCTTAGCGAAACCATTCAGCGCAGCCAGATCAAAAAGATGGTCAGCACGGACAAGAGTCTCATGCCTCCGGGCCTGGAAGGCGCGATCAACAAAGATCAAATGGCCGATTTGCTCGCTTTCCTACGCGGAAAAAATTAA
- a CDS encoding 3-keto-disaccharide hydrolase, protein MMRLLSLCAFLATSSLFAAEPVTEKINVLDLMKAGEVEYHINPKADFHDPASEVFQLKDGLLNISGKGYGYMVTKKGYKDYHLVVDFKWGPKTWGKRADRARDNGILVHSYGPHGAYGDTWMASIEAQIIEGGIGDILVLSPKLADGTELTTSLKAEFELDRDKEKRWKKGAPLQEVTKGRINWEKRDEDWADKIDFRGKDDPDSPVGEWNRLEVIAKGDTLEYFVNGKLVNAAFACKPAEGRICIQTEGAEMIVRRYELHPLGQFKEKWTPEMAKK, encoded by the coding sequence ATGATGCGTCTCCTTTCCCTCTGTGCCTTCTTGGCCACCTCTTCGTTGTTCGCGGCTGAACCCGTCACGGAGAAAATCAACGTGCTGGATCTCATGAAGGCCGGCGAGGTGGAATATCACATCAATCCGAAAGCTGACTTTCATGATCCGGCCAGCGAAGTCTTCCAACTCAAGGATGGCCTGCTGAACATCAGCGGTAAAGGCTACGGCTACATGGTCACCAAGAAAGGGTACAAAGACTACCATCTGGTGGTGGATTTTAAATGGGGGCCAAAGACCTGGGGCAAGCGTGCAGATCGTGCTCGTGACAACGGCATTCTGGTGCATTCCTATGGCCCACATGGGGCCTATGGAGATACTTGGATGGCCAGCATTGAGGCCCAGATCATCGAAGGTGGCATCGGCGACATCTTAGTTCTTTCCCCCAAATTGGCTGATGGCACGGAACTGACGACCAGCCTGAAGGCCGAATTTGAACTGGACCGCGACAAAGAGAAGCGTTGGAAGAAAGGTGCGCCTCTCCAGGAAGTGACCAAGGGCCGCATCAACTGGGAGAAGCGTGACGAAGACTGGGCGGACAAGATTGATTTCCGTGGCAAAGATGATCCCGATTCACCCGTGGGTGAGTGGAACCGCCTCGAAGTCATCGCCAAAGGCGATACGCTGGAATACTTCGTCAATGGAAAGCTGGTGAATGCCGCCTTCGCGTGCAAGCCTGCGGAAGGCCGCATCTGCATCCAGACCGAAGGGGCAGAAATGATCGTTCGCCGTTATGAACTTCACCCGTTAGGCCAGTTCAAGGAAAAGTGGACCCCGGAGATGGCGAAGAAGTAG